One segment of Rosa chinensis cultivar Old Blush chromosome 6, RchiOBHm-V2, whole genome shotgun sequence DNA contains the following:
- the LOC112168949 gene encoding S-adenosyl-L-methionine:benzoic acid/salicylic acid carboxyl methyltransferase 3, whose product MEVEQVLHMNGGDGKTSYANHSLLQRAVISTVKPIVDATIEELCSTLFPECLKIADLGCSSGPNTLLVVSDIIANIQNTFRKLNLPPPSLQAFLNDLPRNDFNTVFRSLPGFYNKLDEEHENKSGPCFIAAMPGSFYGRLFPDNSLHFVHSSYALMWISEVPKGLVTKGGEGLNKGNIYIAKTSSPAVFNEYFEQFKRDFTVFLRSRAQELVPGGSMVLTTMGSINSKDPLCIWEFVGLKLHDMVLDGLIEEEKLDTFNLPYYAPTTDEVKEVIEAEGSFTLQNLEVFRNDWDSYIKQANCGFDKNARAAVLSTDIRAVGEPILASQFGEEAMDDLFRRFEEDVLDHMEKEKCQFINLVISLTKKR is encoded by the exons ATGGAGGTAGAGCAAGTTCTTCACATGAATGGCGGAGATGGCAAAACAAGCTACGCAAACCACTCACTTCTTCAA agAGCTGTGATTTCGACGGTGAAGCCTATTGTGGATGCAACCATAGAGGAGCTCTGCAGCACTCTCTTCCCGGAGTGTCTGAAAATAGCGGACTTGGGATGCTCTTCGGGGCCCAATACCCTACTGGTAGTATCAGACATCATAGCCAACATCCAGAACACGTTTCGAAAGCTCAACCTTCCCCCGCCATCGCTTCAAGCATTCTTGAATGACCTTCCCCGGAACGATTTCAACACGGTGTTCAGGTCACTGCCTGGCTTCTATAACAAGCTCGATGAAGAACATGAGAACAAGTCGGGTCCTTGTTTCATTGCAGCAATGCCCGGTTCCTTTTATGGGAGGCTCTTTCCTGACAACTCTCTCCACTTTGTTCATTCTTCCTATGCTCTCATGTGGATCTCTGAG GTCCCAAAAGGTTTGGTAACGAAAGGAGGAGAGGGACTGAACAAGGGGAACATATATATAGCCAAGACAAGCTCACCCGCTGTGTTTAATGAATACTTTGAGCAATTCAAAAGGGACTTCACAGTCTTTCTGAGGTCTCGGGCACAAGAGCTAGTCCCGGGAGGTAGTATGGTCCTCACAACAATGGGCAGCATAAATAGCAAAGATCCCCTCTGCATTTGGGAATTTGTCGGATTAAAACTCCATGACATGGTTTTAGAT GGTTTGATTGAAGAGGAAAAATTGGACACATTCAATTTGCCATACTACGCACCAACAACGGATGAGGTGAAAGAGGTAATCGAGGCTGAAGGTTCTTTTACCCTGCAAAACCTCGAAGTTTTCAGAAATGACTGGGACTCTTATATAAAACAAGCTAACTGTGGCTTTGACAAGAATGCGAGGGCAGCAGTACTGTCCACTGACATAAGAGCTGTGGGAGAGCCTATTCTGGCCAGCCAATTCGGAGAGGAAGCCATGGACGATTTATTTCGCAGGTTTGAAGAAGATGTTCTTGATCACATGGAAAAGGAGAAGTGCCAGTTCATTAATCTGGTTATCTCGTTAACTAAGAAGCGTTGA